One Pygocentrus nattereri isolate fPygNat1 chromosome 23, fPygNat1.pri, whole genome shotgun sequence genomic window carries:
- the LOC108441568 gene encoding paraneoplastic antigen Ma1 homolog: MADSKLQVELIEWCDTATIEVNHAILVVGVGSDLEVAKIEEELHTVRCWGCVRVRGIKPYSDGDGLLVLCECKEVIDPNVVPPEVRPKDGAVWKIISHSQQPTTPAPAEDFSAKLQCFLMSEGKTLADIQSMSSTDESVLRAMVDVISRTTKSQAESQGYRSLRIFSGTTPTPAGEESLEYWLEQATLMVQESELTEQEKRQRILECLRGPALEIVKAIRLSKQGATAQEFLDALDSVFGFVESAEDLYFSFRLIQQKCGEKLSDYVRRIEPFLAKVVKKGGVSASDKDKVRIEQLLRGAVDSDLMLLQLRLKERRTKPPTFLDLLSEIRTEEEYQQTRRKVNARIRNVAVCNDSVDDDVDIEVLKADFKALKTQVFEMSTSSAGEGASAYTSMPNPSHSGNDKSEAAALRKKIKKLSKKLKSKEGNTTEPSATVAAVGTKSQSQGSAGGERFCYRCGEDSHIATKCISAENEKKVIKRLIASLNNAKGKQSNDGNANSETTNCFSKKQEVCTNTIAPLPKGLIGPPSTVQVKVNATHVQQYWIVGYDFPGIL; encoded by the coding sequence ATGGCTGATAGTAAACTGCAGGTAGAACTTATTGAGTGGTGCGACACTGCTACTATTGAGGTCAATCACGCCATACTAGTAGTTGGGGTGGGGTCAGATCTCGAAGTGGCCAAAATCGAAGAAGAACTGCATACAGTCCGATGCTGGGGTTGTGTGAGAGTAAGGGGGATCAAGCCTTACAGTGATGGGGATGGCTTACTAGTTCTCTGTGAATGCAAGGAAGTCATTGATCCAAATGTAGTTCCTCCTGAAGTCCGACCCAAAGATGGCGCTGTTTGGAAGATCATAAGCCATTCTCAACAGCCTACTACTCCTGCTCCTGCTGAGGACTTCTCAGCCAAGTTGCAATGCTTTCTAATGTCAGAAGGAAAGACCCTTGCCGATATCCAAAGCATGTCTTCCACTGATGAGTCAGTCTTGCGCGCCATGGTTGACGTGATCAGCCGCACTACTAAAAGTCAAGCTGAGAGCCAGGGATACCGCAGCCTGCGGATCTTTTCAGGAACCACTCCCACCCCAGCTGGGGAGGAATCCCTAGAATATTGGCTAGAACAGGCAACATTGATGGTTCAAGAGAGTGAACTCACTGAACAAGAGAAGAGACAACGAATCCTGGAGTGCTTGAGAGGGCCTGCTCTCGAAATTGTCAAGGCAATACGCCTCAGTAAGCAAGGAGCCACAGCCCAAGAGTTTCTTGATGCGTTGGACAGTGTATTTGGTTTCGTTGAGTCTGCGGAAGACCTGTACTTTTCTTTTCGGCTCATACAGCAGAAGTGTGGTGAGAAGCTGTCAGACTATGTTCGCAGAATTGAACCTTTTCTGGCCAAAGTGGTGAAGAAAGGAGGGGTCTCAGCTAGTGATAAAGACAAAGTGCGCATTGAACAGTTGCTTCGTGGTGCAGTTGACTCAGACTTAATGCTGCTACAGCTACGCTTGAAAGAGAGACGTACCAAACCCCCAACCTTTCTTGACTTACTGTCTGAAATCAGAACAGAAGAAGAATACCAGCAAACACGCAGGAAGGTGAATGCACGTATTCGGAATGTTGCTGTGTGTAATGACTCTGTTGACGATGACGTGGATATAGAAGTGCTAAAGGCTGATTTTAAAGCTTTGAAAACTCAAGTGTTTGAGATGAGTACAAGTTCAGCTGGCGAAGGAGCTAGTGCTTACACATCTATGCCTAATCCGAGTCACTCAGGCAATGACAAGTCAGAAGCTGCTGCTTTACGAAAGAAAATTAAGAAATTAAGCAAAAAGTTGAAGTCCAAAGAGGGAAATACAACTGAGCCTTCGGCTACGGTAGCCGCCGTCGGGACTAAGAGCCAAAGTCAGGGTTCTGCAGGTGGTGAGCGCTTCTGCTACAGATGTGGAGAAGACAGTCATATCGCCACCAAGTGCATATCTGctgagaatgagaaaaaagtcattaagAGACTCATAGCTTCGCTTAACAATGCTAAAGGCAAGCAGTCTAATGATGGCAATGCAAACAGTGAGACCACCAACTGTTTCTCCAAGAAACAGGAAGTATGCACAAACACAATTGCCCCTCTTCCTAAAGGTCTCATTGGTCCACCTTCTACGGTGCAAGTGAAAGTGAACGCAACCCATGTACAGCAATACTGGATAGTGGGATATGATTTTCCAGGAATTCTATGA